The nucleotide window GAACGAGCTCTCAGAAAATCCTACAATGAGtatgcaaacaaaaaaaaaacaaaaatcatccATTCAATAAACGCGTTAAACTTATTAAAATTGGGCAAGATTTTTCAATGGGAGGACTAAATCTGTCTGATCAGACACGAATCCGCGAAATCTACGTTAGAACAAAAGATATTTCTGCAAAAAAATACCAGATTTCAAATTTTAGTAGGCAAGGTGCATCTCCGATTTTGGACGTAGATGAacagaattgaatttaaatttgaCGCTCCCTTCTTACCTTATCAGAGAAGGTTTCGGTGGTTAGTTCCATCACTTCGGCTTGAGTTTTCAGAGAGATCGAGCTCAGTAGTAGAAGCAACAAAAGCGATATTGTCCGGTGTAACACTTCCATGgcggctgctgctgctgtttcgGATTCGCGAATACTCGCAATGGAAGTGTTGAGAGAGACCGTCGCTGTATCGGTTAAAAGAAGCTGTAATTTCGAAGAAAAAGAAGCTGTAATCAAAACTCGCACTCTGAGGTATTTGTATTTGTGAAATTTTTAGATGAGGGTAGTTAATgtgaaaattatattatatttattattaaaaattatttttatattaaaatttttcaaattaattataatataataaaacaacataaaagcaaaaggttaaaaatcaaaaaaataaaaaatatatatatatgcggtctagcaaaacaatatccatgatggagtttttttttaccAACGATACCACCAACTTATTAAAGATTGTTTGGTGGAGCTCGTTAGCGGTCTCGCTCTGCCCCACCAAATAGCCCAAGCGGCCCTTTAAGGGTCCGATTTTGACTCTACTCGTTACtcgtttgataaaaaaaaagaaacaaaaacttaaaatcCAACACATTTAGAGCACTTGCATCAGTATATGTTAACATATGCAAATTGCTAAAATAATGTCAACTGATGTAAAtaactaaaataaattttaaaaaatgatagattATTGCATCAATATttgtaaaaaaacaaaactaaaatAGATACTCACAAGAGTGGTTCTCTACCTGATAGAAATAATGATACAATTgttgttaaattttaaagaaaaatgttaATGAGTCATGAGTGCCCTTTTAAGGCACTAGATAGATAATGATGAAAAATTGCATTGATACAgttgttaaattttaaagaaaaatgttaATGAGTCATGAGTGCCCTTTTAATGCACTAGATAATGATGAAAAAATTGCATTGTAACTTGAAAAAGACATATTTTAAGGTTAAAAAAAGGGTGGAAGAGTGTTAATCACACATGACATATTGTAGTCAATCCTTAACAATGCTCTCAGGGCACACTTTAACACTACTCAATTTTAAATTGTCAAAAAGTAGTTTTTAAATTGTCAAAAAGTAGTGTTTCAATAGGTCAAGTATAGAATACGTCAAAAGACTCTGAcacaacttcttcttttttttggaaggcccacaggccacacacacgctaaacCATGCTCGAGGGgcggcatgaaggccaccacagcggatggaaaactacccaaatcccaaatccCCCTTGTGAGAATAGAACGctagacctcaaggtcctgggcagataaCTAGACCAACCAGGAatgcggatggaaaactacccaaatcccaaaccccctggtgagaatagaaccctggacctcaaggttctAGGTAGATAACCAGACCAAtcaggctatctcccattctcactCTGACACAACTTTCAAATACTCTTtgacaaaatataacatttaatTCGTATACACCTAATTTCACTTTCATCTATGTAAAAGCCCATATTTGATGAATGACTTTCTTACTGCTCGGCCCATCTCTCGGAAATGTCTCGTACATCCCTAATGAATCCGCTTATTATAAACATTGATGTTCTTTTACTTTACAACAAAAATATCATTCCAAAGCAAAAGACAAATTATGGATCAATATTTTATTCCGGGCTAGAATATTGTTATATGGGCCAAGGAAAGACCAATGGCTTCGTTTGGCCTAGGTAATTTCATTATTAGCATGTAATGTGGTAGCTAATAtgctaataaaaaataatagtatATAAGCTGTCAGCTGCTCTTTTCTTTACTTCTCCGAAGTTCTAACTTTTAAAGTTCGAATTGATACCTTCTAGAAAGAAAATTCATTTTGGCCCCTCTATTTTGGTcaaagtgtatttttttttcctccactaCTTAGTTTCAGAAAAACAAATCCTTGTACATATAGATCCTTTAGTTTAAAGTCTTGAATGGTGATCTTTTAGAATCGGGTCTTTGTATTAGAAGcaaggttcttaaaaccggaccggtcatcaaaccggaaaagtcttcggttcacggttcaaaggttcaaccggggtttaaaccgggttcgaaccggttttaatgtaatgaattatttatatatatatttatattatatgcatataatatgtaagaaaacttcataaaaatacaatatattcaaataaagtatcattttaaacaaagaaaatctcatagcctagtggttaaagccttttttaatgaacaaaaggtcatgagttcaaaccctacaaataacaaaatttcaaaaatattttattaactttaataaatgaccgaaccggtcaaaaccggcccggttctgaccggttcaaccgaagaaccggccggttcaaccggaaatatcccggttcatcaattaccggttctggcacctcaaccggaccggacaagtggccggtcaccggttggaccggtccgaccggccggtccggtccggttttcaaaaccatgATTAGAAGTGCTAAGGAGCTCTTTTCAAATTTCCTATCTGTTAAGTGTTGTCATGTTAAGCGAACAATTAAAACtttgaacatatatatgtggTAAGTCTaaatcaatcaattatcaattgaATCAACTTTAgttgattttattaatttgatattatacgTGGCTGACACGTCTACTTTATAGATTCAAACAAAAccttaaactttaaaaaaaatagaaaatgaaccCCTCTACTTTAAGGGAAGGGACAAATACCGAATATTCGAAGTTTTGAAGACAACGACAAGGGTAATATTGTAATTCACTTTGGAAAGGAGGTTGCTACTGCTAAATGCTGTCCACGAGGGCATCACATTTGCAGCCCAAAAATCCATCTGGCTGCCAAACATCACAACCGTTGAATGTCTTTTCTTATCCAACGGCTGAAAAAGAAACCCTAGCTCATTGTGTCTCGATCGCCATTTGCCACTCTATAAAATCACACTCTTTAAAATCTCGTCTTCTGCCATTTCTCCGACTCATTCCAAGTCTGCGAGAGAGTCACCGACGATTGTTGTTCTCGAGTTCTACTTGTCAGCCACAGGTATAAATCTTTTACCTGTCGGATGCAATTCTCTGCCTCTCGTTCTTCATTTCTATGAAttgtatatattaattatgtTTTGTAGTTATAAGTTGATTCAATGAATTGAAGGATAAGGTTTTGTTTTGATGTATTATTATGCGTTCAGATCTGGTTCCTATATATCAGTTATCTAATTATATTGTTATGTTATTGCGGGTTTAGATGAATTGTTACCTTGTAAGCTGATCCGGTTTCTGTCGATTTCTCGTTTATACGCATGATATTGGGATTTTGTTGTAAATTTTTCCTTCCATTGTGCGGTTCTGTCTGCTTTGTTGACTTGTGCTACCTGGACTAATGTAGTGTTTCTTAATTGTATATGATTGtatggattttcttttgttccaGTTTTAGGTGTCATGATTCATTTCTATATGTTAGATCGTTTTCTTTTGAGGTACTTAATTGGAATACAGATGCTGCCATGTCTATTTTTCTGGACACATCTACATGAGTTTGTGGACTTTGTTAACTTGTTTTCGAATTTTAAATCTCTTAATTGTCTGAGTTTAATTTGTAGGAAAACTTGACATTTCTCTAGCCCACTTATTATTCGATCTTTGTTCCTTTATGCTTTTTAAACTGTGGTCTTTTGGTGGAAGCAAATTGAATCGTATTTGGGTTAATTGGTTCTATTATATAAATGGTGTTTGGATAACGAGCTCTCTAGACTCTAGAGCTATATATTTGCTTTAGGTGACTGTAAGCTCATGCAATATCAAACTATAGGTTAAGAAGCTAGTTTGCTTTAGTCGTGATGCTATGTACTAGTTAaagattttgattttgctttAGTCGTGATGCTATGTACTAGTTAAAGATTTTGATTTCTTCCTTCCCAATTGGTGCTCTGCTATTTCTGTtggattatttattttattgcttTTACCTACCTTTGGAAAGTTAACTTGTATTCAGCTAGGAAGTTTAGGATTGTGACTACTTTTTCATTGTGTAAAAACATGTGGTTTGAATTTTCAATGTTCTTTTGAATTTATTCAAACCTTAGCTAGAACTTATGATGACGCGGGAATTTTTCAGCTAGAATTTCATAATGGGTAAGGAGAAGACTCACATCAACATTGTGGTCATTGGCCATGTCGATTCTGGTAAGTCAACCACCACTGGGCACTTGATTTACAAGCTTGGTGGAATTGACAAGCGTGTTATTGAGAGGTTTGAGAAGGAAGCTGCTGAGATGAACAAGAGGTCATTCAAGTATGCCTGGGTGTTGGACAAACTCAAGGCTGAGCGAGAACGTGGTATTACCATTGATATTGCTCTGTGGAAGTTCGAGACCACAAAGTACTACTGCACTGTCATTGATGCTCCTGGACATCGTGACTTTATTAAGAATATGATCACTGGTACATCACAGGCCGACTGTGCTGTCCTCATTATTGACTCAACCACTGGAGGTTTTGAAGCTGGTATTTCCAAGGATGGCCAGACCCGTGAGCATGCATTGCTTGCTTTTACCCTTGGTGTGAAACAAATGATCTGTTGCTGCAACAAGGTAAACTCTCTGTTCTAAATAAATCACTTCATGCAAACCGTCAATCTCTTtagtattcctttttttttttttggatgataTGCCTTTTGCTAATTGTTTCTCTATAATGTCTATATGTAGATGGACGCCACAACCCCCAAATACTCGAAGGCTAGGTATGATGAAATTGTGAAGGAAGTTTCTTCCTACTTGAAGAAAGTCGGTTACAACCCTGACAAGATCCCATTTGTTCCCATCTCTGGTTTTGAGGGTGATAACATGATCGAGAGATCTACCAACCTTGACTGGTACAAGGGCCCAACCCTCCTCGAGGCTCTTGACATGATCAATGAACCCAAGAGGCCCTCTGACAAGCCCCTCCGTCTTCCTCTTCAGGATGTTTACAAGATTGGTGGTATTGGAACTGTCCCAGTGGGACGTGTTGAGACTGGCGTCGTGAAGCCTGGTATGGTTGTGACCTTTGGTCCTACTGGACTCACAACTGAAGTTAAGTCTGTTGAGATGCACCATGAGGCTCTGCTGGAGGCCCTTCCGGGTGACAATGTTGGTTTCAATGTCAAGAACGTTGCTGTGAAGGATCTGAAGCGTGGTTTTGTTGCTTCTGACTCCAAAAATGATCCTGCTAAGGGGGCTGCCAGCTTCACCTCTCAGGTCATCATCATGAACCACCCTGGGCAGATTGGAAATGGCTATGCCCCGGTCCTTGATTGCCACACATCCCACATTGCTGTTAAGTTTGCCGAGATCTTGACTAAGATTGACAGGCGATCCGGTAAGGAGCTTGAGAAGGAgccaaaatttttgaagaatgGTGATGCAGGAATGGTGAAGATGATTCCAACCAAGCCTATGGTGGTGGAGACCTTCTCCGAGTATCCTCCTCTTGGTCGTTTTGCTGTGAGGGACATGCGCCAGACTGTGGCCGTGGGTGTCATCAAGAGTGTTGATAAGAAGGATGCATCTGGTGCCAAGGTCACCAAGTCTGCTGCTAAGAAGAAGTGACTCGTAGAAGTTCATGGTGGATCATCGCCTTCAGCTTCTGTCtacttttatcaaaataattgTCTTTCATTCGCATTTTATGTCGGTACTgtcatattttgtttttcatttggttTTATATGTTGTAATTTTGTGCCGTTGTTGGGTTGCCAGTCTGAGAACTGGGTGCTTGACAGGCGATGGCACAGCTTATAGCATGGAGTCTCGTTTTTAGAGATTTTAGTGTCAATTTTCTGTTAAGATTACTATGTTTGAGGTGTTTTGGGCTTTCTCCCCAACTGCTCCGAAGTTTTGTGGTTGTGGTTTATTCAGTATTCTATGTTTTTTCGAATTGTGTAATATGTGGATAGGCTGCCAAACCCCTCCAGTCGACGTGAGGTAATCTTGTATCTTATTGATGCTCTTTATCGTTTATGATAGAAAGTTAATGGAAGAacttgggaatttcaattgAGGCGGTGGGAACTTTCCCTCAAAATATCAAGGTCACATGCTCTGTGTGAAAGGTGAAACAGACCATAAACAACAACAGTTCAAGTCGACTTGCACGATTAAGAATGTGAATTCGTTCTGCGTAGGTCTAACCTCCATGCCTTTTTAAGGACTCAGTAACATACACCGTACATGCCCCATACAATTATAagtccaaaagaaaaagaagacacGATCAACAATCACAGACCTTTTTCAGGTTAGACGGTCAACAATACATCAAGCCTAATATGGCGAAGAGccataattaaaagaaaagccAAAGAGGGTTTGCAGTTTGCTTAAACATGAGAATTCAGATCAAGCTATGCAGCTTTTGCTGTACAATTCAAGAACAGATCTTGCAATTCACTAGCtagatcttcatcaatttcacgCTCTATGATCCCTTTAAGAACTCTTTCAAAGGTTCCTTGATCTTCGGGTTCATGTAAGTCCTCGCTTGCCAGTGATCTTCGCCTCTTCATTGACTTACTCCTGCCATCATGATCTGCTATCCTGCACAGAAATGGCGAAGACAGTAAACAAAAGCAAGGCATAAGAAAGCAAGgcagagaaaaaagagaaatagtTACTGTTTCGAAAGGCTACAGAGATGGTGATTGATCCCATAAACGGTGAGAGGAAGGCCATGTGAGGCACTGAGATGCAACATGGACTGCATTTCTCTTGGTGAGTCGTGGATTCAGGCAGAGTGAAGGAATAAATGAGAAAGTTGTGGTTGTTATGGGTTTTTATTGGGGTTAGGTTTGGGAATTGGGAGATCCCGAATATAAATGAAATGTGGATTGGGATACGTGTTGGTATGGTCATTATTAAAATAGAAAGATTCTAAAGATTCGTTTGGTGGACAATTTTAACAATAGTATTGATATTGGTATTAAATCTGATAGTTTAAATGTTGATTAAAAATGGTTATATATATGGAGCATGTTTGGTGCCTGAAATGTTGGTAGTATTTGGTTGGTAGCATTTTGTATGATGAAATAATTGTGAATTTACTAGTAGGATATATGCTTTTAACTTgtaatatatttaaataaatagtaaaataggGTTAAAAAAGTAAATTTATATCGAATATCCAtaaaattgtctcaaaattgtttCATCTTGAACAATTACAAAACAACAATTTTGAGCCACCAAAATTATCTAAGAATTTGAGCCAGAAAGTTACTGTTTGGTGAACCATCAACATTAAAACTACTAGGTGACATTAATGTTGGTGCAAAATCATGCACCAAACAAGGCACTACGTTTTGTAGTTTctctgttttaacttttaaggatGAGGATCTTGTTTTCCCATACTGAAAAATCATCCAACATTCTTGCCATTCAGCAATCACaattgtgtgtttttgttgggaccaataaaatgtattgaagcacgtgttttgttgatgtgtttgagtattttgatgatgaataatgcttgagaccctcaaaaagtgacccccaaaagacacccatttaatgtggagtgttggatgtgaagtgggctttacatgtgtgtttttaatcaatggctattttaatgtcacatagatttgggggacttttgagggtctctagcattgtcctttgatgatttag belongs to Tripterygium wilfordii isolate XIE 37 chromosome 2, ASM1340144v1, whole genome shotgun sequence and includes:
- the LOC120013868 gene encoding elongation factor 1-alpha-like codes for the protein MGKEKTHINIVVIGHVDSGKSTTTGHLIYKLGGIDKRVIERFEKEAAEMNKRSFKYAWVLDKLKAERERGITIDIALWKFETTKYYCTVIDAPGHRDFIKNMITGTSQADCAVLIIDSTTGGFEAGISKDGQTREHALLAFTLGVKQMICCCNKMDATTPKYSKARYDEIVKEVSSYLKKVGYNPDKIPFVPISGFEGDNMIERSTNLDWYKGPTLLEALDMINEPKRPSDKPLRLPLQDVYKIGGIGTVPVGRVETGVVKPGMVVTFGPTGLTTEVKSVEMHHEALLEALPGDNVGFNVKNVAVKDLKRGFVASDSKNDPAKGAASFTSQVIIMNHPGQIGNGYAPVLDCHTSHIAVKFAEILTKIDRRSGKELEKEPKFLKNGDAGMVKMIPTKPMVVETFSEYPPLGRFAVRDMRQTVAVGVIKSVDKKDASGAKVTKSAAKKK